catgcatATCAGCCGGCAGATCAGGAGAAGGCGTCTCAGGAACTGTTAGCTGGCTTTCTTTCAGAATGTCCCTTGACTCATTTGCTTTAGCAGGTGGTGTCATTTGTTGATGATCTTTTGGTGGTACGTTCTCCTGGGCTTCCTCCATTGCTGATCCACTATCTGATAGGTCAAACGATGCAACTCCAGTGATGTGATTAAACCTGTGAAAGGAGTTTGCTACAGACCCAATGCCACTGAGAAAGTCGCTCTCATAGCAAATATGGGAGTATGGGCTCGTAACTGAATCAAGGTGATGTCGTACTATCTGCTTGCATTGCTTGGATAAATCCCTGACAAACTTGTAATATGAACACCGGAGAGCAGCAAGGAAGCCAACATATCCATCCATATTTTCAACATTTTGATCTGCTGAGCAAAAGGGGTGAAAGTAACTTTTTAGCTAATTGATCCTACATTCCAAGGACTTCCAACTTTTTGCAAACGCTCTAGATGTAATTCCAGTGAAACgatgaaaataataatagagCAAAAGACAAAATGATAACATTATCTTAGAAGCTTAAAGCTTTTAGAATGGAAGATACACGTATAACACAGTGATCCATAGTAATATCAATATAAAGACTAGCTCACCAGTAAATGCCCACAATGATGATCAACCATATAAGTTTGGAATGGAGAAAGTGATGAACAAAAATAGAGAGAGCATGTGTTCTTTTTATGGGCTAGAGAGCATGTGTTTGAAGAAGTTAAGGAATGCAGACAGTTAACAGCACACATTTAGTTTGCAAAATGCTACTAGCAGATGTCATGTgtcagataaaaaaaactactacAAAAATAGTAATTAGATTACAAAATGTGGCTATAAGCAAGATGAACACCATCACAGCCAAAATCCAAATCTTACATCTGAAACATCATTGCGGCTGCGCTCCATTGCAAGGTCAAATTTTGAATGGATAAAGTGATCAACAGTAATAGAAAGAATACgtgtttcctcaaaaaaagaaagaatacgTGTTTAAAGTTAGGAATGCAGATAGTTAATGGCACACATTTGGTTTGtaaaatgctactccctccgtcccatattaagtgacattctattacatgtatctagaagcTTTTTAgccatagatacatccatatttaatatgggatggaggaagtactagCAGTTGTCATCTGTCTGATAAAAACTACTACGAAAACAATAATTAGCTTACTGAATATGGCTACAAGCAAGAAGAACAACAGCACAACAAGAATCCGGCTTACATCTCGAATCATCATTGCGGCTGCGCTCCATTGCAAGATCAAATAGGCTTTGAAGGACAAATGCAAGCCGATCACACGCAGTTTCAGTAAGAGGAGCAAGCCACGATCGTGCAGCTGCACGTGCTATCTCAGCGGCTGCCTCAGTCATTCCACTGCTCCCACCTCTTCCAGCATGGGCAAGTAATATGTTTGCAACCTGATGGCATCAACATCCCAATTCAACTACTTTCCCAAAATTATGGACCTAGAAAGTTCCAATCTAGAATGTACCTTCTCCCTTGACACCTGTGGGCACTCCATTGAGTATGTCGCACAACGGAACTCGTGCATTACTCTCTCAAAAGCCGCACCGCCATACAGCTTGAGACTGGAGTTGGGAGGTTTTACATGAACACTGATGCCAGGCCAGCTGCCAATACCACTGTGCATTTGTTCCTCTTCAGTAGTTTTTCCCCATATCTCCGGGGCTGGATCAGCTGCTCCATCAAGTAATGCACGCTTTGATACagaaatgcaatgcacattAGTTATTTAGTACCAGTACATCAATTAGCAATGTAATTAGAAAGAAACGTTAGGCAAGGACAGATTGTGTCTTGTCTGCATACCAAATGAGTGCAAATAGATGCAGCATGAAGCATTGCCGATCTCCTCAGCTGAGAGACATCAGAGGTTGCTAGCAGTTTGGAGTCCAGTCTTGATAGGTCCATGGACACATCACTGCATCTCTGCTCTAACAATGCTAGGGTGGCTGGAGCTGCTTCTTTGTACCTCTTCTGAAGTTCAGATTCCAGGTACTTCCTGAGGCAGCTAAACCCAATGTACGGACCGTATTTGTCTTCATTGAAACCCCCCTTCACACCATCTCGCAAGTGTCGCAACACATCAATATCTACCTGACATATTTGCCGCCGGAATTCCTCATTGGAGATCGTTCCTCGGTCCTTAGGAAGAGCCACAAAGAATGGGTGGATATTGTCCCCAAGGTAACCACTTGCACTCAGGTAGCTATCGACCTCCCACCTTTCGGTAAATTCCTTTAAATGATCAAGACCAGAGAGAATATCGTAAGACACACTACCAATTTAGCTTCATAATTCACAGTGAAGATGCTATTGAACCTTATCATATGCTGATTGTTCTGCAGGCATACCTTGAGTCGGTTGTCAAACTTGGAAATAACTATCatggtgcgcctgaaagtggGATCGATCTCCCTAATTGAGTCCAGCCAGAGCGAAGAGCACCACTCGACGCTGCTCTGCTGGAGGAACAGAATGAGGCGGTGGGGCGGGCTCGCTAGTGACTTCACCATCGACAGGATCTCGTCCGGTGTCGTCTCTGGCTCACCTTTCTTAGCCTAAAGTAATCACACAATCCCATCAAACAGTTGACAAACTGACTAAACAGTCACTGCTCTTTTGAAAAGTAGGAGTCTCAAATTGACTTAAATCACCTCTGATTACCTTAAGCACGAAACCTGGGGTGTCAATGATGGTAAGGTTGGGGCAGTGGGCATACTCGGCTCTCATGACGATGGGCTTGGACGAGACGGCTGCTTGGATCTTCCGAAGGTGCGACTCAGTGCGCTGCTTAATGAGGTCAGCTATCGCCGAGGCCAGCACCATTGGGTTACCGTACTCCTCCGAGTCCTCCTCCTGCGACACGTCGCGAAACCCGTGTTAATCAGTCGCTCGCTCGCGATTACCAGTAGATTGCCTGAAGTACCAGACTCGATCTGAGACCGAGAGATAAGGGGGAAACCCTTGGAGGAGAAACAGAGCACACACCTGGAAGCGGCATCGCGGATCGAGGGCGGTGGGGTCATGGACCATCTGAAGGACGAGGGGGCGGCGGGTGCCCATCTCCACCTCTCTGACGTTGAAGCGGAAGCCGAGGAGGGCCTCCAGGAGCGAGCTCTTTCCATCCGACTGGCCTCCAATCGCCACTATTTCCGGAATCGGGAGCTTCTCCCCgaacgccaccgccgccgcctgcagccggTTGTACGCCTCGAACCGCGCCTTCGTGTCAgatgccgccgcggcagcggcagccgaGGCCGCATCGGCGGCGCTACGGCGGGTCGATGGGGACGGCGTCGCCTTGGGGTTCGGCGTCctgcccgccgccggagacgagAGGGGGTTCGTCGCCATGGATGCGAGAACCAGTGGCACTTCGAAGCGACGGCTTTGAATTTGAAATGCCGGGGAGGAATGGGAAAGCCGGAAAGGGTACTGGGGTTCCGGTTGCTAGCCGTTTGGGGTCGTGATACTTATACAAGAGACGGGCCGATCTTCCGTTGTTCCAGGATCGCATTAAGAAGCCCGGCCCAGCCCATTCAGACTGTTGAGAAGAACCCACAGAGatatttcaaaaagaaaagaaaacccaGAAAGCACCACACGAGAAAACAAGGACTGTGCATATCAAAAGAACAAGATACAATCACACAAAAAAGGACACGATAACAAACAAACGGCCACCGGATAGTCGATTACTGAGGTAGTTGAAAAGAGGAGCTCAACGAGAAATTCCTCCTTTTCCTGGTACGTAGGCTTCACAGAAAACATGGTGATAGAGTAAAAAATCACAAtcccccgcaaaaaaagagCAAACAATCACAATAACTGGCTGGAGCTTAACTGCAGCTGATTGCAGAAACCAAAGCCATATTATTACTCTTCTATTGATGTGAAATTGGAGATCCAAATCCCAGGCAGAATGTCATTGATCTTGTTGCCTGGATCTCCCGGGCAAAAATCAAAGGAGCTTAGTTGGTTTGTGAGCTGATCGTATCCGTAACCAACTTTTGACATCATGTGTTCCAGATAAAGCTCCACAACTCAAGTCTTCAGCAGGCGTTGGGTGTTTGGTGTGCCTGCGGCGTTGTAATCAGTGTTTCTAAACAAACGGTGGTTTTCTATAAAAAGCAGGGCTGCAAGCCTTTCCTCGAAAAATAAGTGAGGAAGCTGAGCTGCTGCGTGTCGAGCTGCATGGGATGGCGACCGTTTGCCTGGAAGAGACTGTCCAGCCCCTACCTGATATCGCCACCTCATGCAGAGTTTGGTCTTGCAATTGGGAACTCTTCTTGAGCGGTGTGAGGTCACTCTTGGTAGACTCGCCCCTGTGCCTATTGTACAGGTGGAGACTGCCACTGCCGCGGCTGCTTCAGAGGCTTCTCCAACTTTGCTCGACCCGCCGAAGGAGCTTGCTGTCGACTTCACTGATGAGAGAGCAGATTGTCTTTTTGGCCCTTGCTCTTCT
The Brachypodium distachyon strain Bd21 chromosome 2, Brachypodium_distachyon_v3.0, whole genome shotgun sequence genome window above contains:
- the LOC100833270 gene encoding dynamin-related protein 5A isoform X2, giving the protein MATNPLSSPAAGRTPNPKATPSPSTRRSAADAASAAAAAAASDTKARFEAYNRLQAAAVAFGEKLPIPEIVAIGGQSDGKSSLLEALLGFRFNVREVEMGTRRPLVLQMVHDPTALDPRCRFQEEDSEEYGNPMVLASAIADLIKQRTESHLRKIQAAVSSKPIVMRAEYAHCPNLTIIDTPGFVLKAKKGEPETTPDEILSMVKSLASPPHRLILFLQQSSVEWCSSLWLDSIREIDPTFRRTMIVISKFDNRLKEFTERWEVDSYLSASGYLGDNIHPFFVALPKDRGTISNEEFRRQICQVDIDVLRHLRDGVKGGFNEDKYGPYIGFSCLRKYLESELQKRYKEAAPATLALLEQRCSDVSMDLSRLDSKLLATSDVSQLRRSAMLHAASICTHLRALLDGAADPAPEIWGKTTEEEQMHSGIGSWPGISVHVKPPNSSLKLYGGAAFERVMHEFRCATYSMECPQVSREKVANILLAHAGRGGSSGMTEAAAEIARAAARSWLAPLTETACDRLAFVLQSLFDLAMERSRNDDSRYQNVENMDGYVGFLAALRCSYYKFVRDLSKQCKQIVRHHLDSVTSPYSHICYESDFLSGIGSVANSFHRFNHITGVASFDLSDSGSAMEEAQENVPPKDHQQMTPPAKANESRDILKESQLTVPETPSPDLPADMHAGKKKDNGNINDGGPRKRHARMAAYTNRNHHNNVTAGADDLGSKSGSSYSSICSISAQYFAKMREVLIERNVPSALNSGFLTPCRERLFLALGFELFAVNDDKFMDMFVAPGAVDAIQNERQSLLKRQKILLSCLSEFKNISRTL
- the LOC100833270 gene encoding dynamin-related protein 5A isoform X1 yields the protein MATNPLSSPAAGRTPNPKATPSPSTRRSAADAASAAAAAAASDTKARFEAYNRLQAAAVAFGEKLPIPEIVAIGGQSDGKSSLLEALLGFRFNVREVEMGTRRPLVLQMVHDPTALDPRCRFQEEDSEEYGNPMVLASAIADLIKQRTESHLRKIQAAVSSKPIVMRAEYAHCPNLTIIDTPGFVLKAKKGEPETTPDEILSMVKSLASPPHRLILFLQQSSVEWCSSLWLDSIREIDPTFRRTMIVISKFDNRLKEFTERWEVDSYLSASGYLGDNIHPFFVALPKDRGTISNEEFRRQICQVDIDVLRHLRDGVKGGFNEDKYGPYIGFSCLRKYLESELQKRYKEAAPATLALLEQRCSDVSMDLSRLDSKLLATSDVSQLRRSAMLHAASICTHLRALLDGAADPAPEIWGKTTEEEQMHSGIGSWPGISVHVKPPNSSLKLYGGAAFERVMHEFRCATYSMECPQVSREKVANILLAHAGRGGSSGMTEAAAEIARAAARSWLAPLTETACDRLAFVLQSLFDLAMERSRNDDSRSDQNVENMDGYVGFLAALRCSYYKFVRDLSKQCKQIVRHHLDSVTSPYSHICYESDFLSGIGSVANSFHRFNHITGVASFDLSDSGSAMEEAQENVPPKDHQQMTPPAKANESRDILKESQLTVPETPSPDLPADMHAGKKKDNGNINDGGPRKRHARMAAYTNRNHHNNVTAGADDLGSKSGSSYSSICSISAQYFAKMREVLIERNVPSALNSGFLTPCRERLFLALGFELFAVNDDKFMDMFVAPGAVDAIQNERQSLLKRQKILLSCLSEFKNISRTL